The proteins below come from a single Lepeophtheirus salmonis chromosome 4, UVic_Lsal_1.4, whole genome shotgun sequence genomic window:
- the LOC121116414 gene encoding epidermal retinol dehydrogenase 2, whose product MNPLSNPVEKLRGKRYRNECPIHGRNTWIQYSNDPISKLPTMTGKLFSIDIFPRFALIIYRINILIFDIFIFLISAILEYARLIYRYFIPRERKSIEGLNALVTGAGNGIGRQLAIELARNGANIVCLDFLINENEETSAEIKKQFPNIKTWTVTCDVSSKKDVKLAIDVIKKSVGDIDILINNAGTLCCKPFVQHDFDQIERIISTNLLGQLWVLRAILPQMIARDTGYVVAMASFAGHAGVPNMVPYTASKFGIKGMMEALFIELRQGNRAHGIHLMTVSPFLVDTGMIKNRRVRFPDILDIETPERAAEVIISNMRQGNAIVFIPNILYYLMSIIRILPSRVQLLITDFLDSGIGVDYDQQ is encoded by the exons ATGAATCCCTTATCGAACCCAGTTGAAAAATTAAGGGGGAAGCGCTATCGAAATGAATGTCCAATACACGGAAGAAATACGTGGATTCAGTACTCGAATGATCCTATAAGTAAACTCCCAACAATGACGGGAAAACTTTTTAGCATAGACATTTTTCCACGCTTTGCACTTATTATATACCGGATTAACAttcttatatttgatatttttatattcttgataAG TGCTATATTAGAGTATGCTCGTTTAATCTATCGATATTTCATTCCACGGGAGAGAAAAAGTATCGAAGGACTCAACGCCTTAGTCACTGGAGCAGGAAATGGGATTGGAAGACAACTGGCAATTGAGCTAGCAAGAAATGGAGCGAATATTGTGTGcctagattttttaattaatgaaaatgaagaaacttCCGCTGAAATCAAGAAACAATTTCCAAATATCAAGACATGGACTGTCACCTGTGATGTGTCATCGAAAAAAGACGTTAAGCTTGCTATTGATGTAATTAAGAAAAGCGTGGGTGATATtgatattcttataaataatgcaGGCACTTTGTGTTGTAAACCATTTGTACAACATGACTTTGATCAAATTGAAAGAATCATTTCTACCAATTTGTTGG GTCAGTTATGGGTTCTAAGAGCTATTTTACCACAAATGATAGCAAGAGACACAGGCTATGTAGTGGCCATGGCATCATTTGCTGGACACGCAGGAGTGCCTAATATGGTTCCATATACAGCCTCCAAATTTGGGATTAAAGGAATGATGGAGGCACTTTTCATTGAGCTTAG acAGGGAAATCGTGCACACGGCATACATTTGATGACTGTTTCACCATTTTTAGTGGACACTGGAATGATAAAGAACCGCCGTGTTCGGTTTCCTGACATTTTGGATATCGAAACCCCGGAAAGGGCTGCCGAAGTTATTATCAGTAACATGAGACAAGGAAACGctattgtttttattccaaatattttatactaccTTATGTCGATCATAAGGATCCTTCCCTCTCGTGTTCAATTACTCATTACAGACTTTTTGGATAGCGGAATTGGTGTCGACTATGATCAACAATGA